Proteins encoded together in one Lysinibacillus sp. FSL K6-0232 window:
- the rph gene encoding ribonuclease PH, which yields MTRFDERQADVLRPVAIDSEYLLHPEGSVLIQVGNTKVICTATIEEKVPGFLRGQGKGWITAEYSMLPRATAQRTPRESSRGKVNGRTMEIQRLIGRALRAVVDLEALGERTVWIDCDVIQADGGTRTASITGAFVAMTQAIAKLAEEKPFAIFPVTDFLAATSVGIVEEQGAILDLNYVEDVDAAVDMNIVMTGTGRFVELQGTGEEATFSREELNDLLALGEKGIQQLIEYQKAALGELAMMVGGNQ from the coding sequence ATGACAAGATTTGATGAAAGACAAGCAGATGTACTACGACCTGTAGCAATCGATAGCGAGTATCTATTACACCCAGAAGGTTCCGTATTAATTCAGGTAGGCAATACAAAAGTAATTTGTACAGCAACAATAGAAGAAAAAGTACCAGGCTTTTTACGTGGGCAAGGAAAAGGATGGATTACAGCGGAATATTCAATGCTTCCTAGGGCAACAGCTCAGCGTACACCACGCGAGTCTTCTCGTGGCAAGGTTAATGGACGAACAATGGAGATTCAACGCTTAATTGGCCGCGCATTGCGTGCTGTTGTTGATTTAGAGGCACTTGGTGAGCGTACTGTATGGATTGACTGTGATGTCATTCAAGCAGACGGCGGCACTCGTACAGCCTCCATTACAGGCGCATTTGTCGCAATGACACAGGCAATAGCTAAGCTGGCTGAAGAAAAGCCATTTGCTATCTTCCCAGTAACAGACTTTTTAGCAGCTACAAGTGTAGGGATTGTAGAAGAACAGGGTGCTATTTTAGATTTGAACTATGTAGAAGATGTTGACGCTGCTGTTGATATGAATATTGTTATGACAGGTACGGGACGCTTTGTGGAATTACAAGGCACAGGTGAGGAAGCAACATTTTCTCGTGAAGAATTAAATGATTTGTTAGCATTAGGTGAAAAGGGCATTCAGCAATTAATTGAATACCAAAAAGCGGCACTTGGTGAGCTAGCAATGATGGTGGGAGGCAATCAGTAA
- a CDS encoding helix-turn-helix domain-containing protein, which translates to MNGSHHRSLLTNREREIFALLLAEKTTRDIAEQLGISEKTVRNHISNTIQKLGVTNRSQALIELLRLEEFKLD; encoded by the coding sequence ATGAATGGCTCTCATCATCGTTCTCTTTTAACAAACCGAGAACGTGAAATATTTGCGCTTTTATTAGCTGAAAAAACAACGAGAGATATTGCAGAGCAGCTTGGTATTAGTGAAAAAACAGTGCGTAATCACATTTCCAATACAATTCAAAAGCTAGGTGTAACGAATCGATCTCAGGCGTTGATTGAGCTGTTACGCTTGGAAGAATTTAAATTAGACTAA
- a CDS encoding metallophosphoesterase, which produces MKILVMSDTHGDSHVIDKVRGFYPNIDMLIHCGDSELPFSHPALAGMKKVRGNCDHDEAFPKEEVFTARDVTIFATHGHLFNVKSSMLALAYRAKEVGAQLVCFGHSHTLGAEVIDNILFLNPGSLLKPRGRKEKSFAIVEISSTSFKVDFWTDHHECLATQTFPR; this is translated from the coding sequence ATGAAAATATTAGTTATGAGCGATACCCATGGTGATAGCCATGTGATTGATAAAGTGAGAGGCTTTTATCCAAATATTGATATGCTAATACATTGTGGTGATAGTGAACTTCCTTTTTCACATCCAGCATTAGCAGGCATGAAAAAAGTGCGGGGAAACTGCGACCATGATGAAGCCTTCCCAAAAGAAGAAGTGTTTACTGCTAGGGATGTAACGATTTTTGCTACACACGGTCATTTATTCAATGTGAAAAGCTCTATGCTAGCATTAGCCTATCGCGCAAAAGAGGTAGGCGCACAGCTTGTATGTTTTGGTCACTCCCATACCCTGGGTGCCGAAGTTATCGACAATATTTTATTTTTAAACCCTGGAAGTCTTCTAAAGCCACGCGGTCGCAAGGAAAAAAGCTTTGCGATTGTGGAAATCAGTAGCACATCTTTTAAGGTGGATTTTTGGACGGATCATCATGAGTGCCTGGCAACCCAAACATTCCCGAGATAA
- a CDS encoding acyl-CoA thioesterase, producing MKASYIGNFQEWVKDFSFYSEVRVRFSETDMFGHMNNTVSFIYFEQARTDYLRHLGVSIPVTTGQNTQSIPIVADLQCDYIKQVFFNDVLRIYTKIAKVGNSSLDIHYLAKNQKDEICFTGRGTLVQIDAKTGKSVPLSEEEKVRLVNLSTISH from the coding sequence ATGAAAGCAAGCTATATTGGAAACTTTCAAGAGTGGGTAAAGGACTTTTCATTTTATTCGGAAGTGCGTGTACGCTTTTCAGAAACAGATATGTTTGGGCATATGAATAATACGGTGAGCTTTATTTATTTTGAGCAAGCAAGGACAGACTATCTTCGTCATTTAGGGGTGTCAATACCTGTAACAACAGGACAGAATACACAAAGCATTCCAATAGTAGCTGATTTACAATGCGACTATATAAAGCAAGTTTTCTTTAATGATGTGTTACGAATTTACACGAAAATTGCAAAAGTCGGCAATTCATCATTGGATATTCATTATTTAGCGAAAAATCAAAAGGATGAAATTTGCTTTACAGGTCGTGGTACACTTGTTCAAATTGATGCGAAGACAGGCAAAAGTGTACCTCTTTCGGAAGAGGAAAAAGTACGCCTCGTCAACCTATCAACCATTTCACACTAA
- a CDS encoding FxLYD domain-containing protein — protein MKKLLVASTILSLGLILSGCGEDKIASSQSDNETSDKEEKKQVTALAEIQKHVSTAWKSYDTTYVHSAAIYENKGNVPVEMKETQMNYKATDDSILGTETMIYAVPSVILPGETAIIVETGYLDGVDPEAFAETTYNFSFKETTEDPTLMEVSGIKGIVGEYGYKVTGVLKNITEDQQDDIRIAAALLDAEGNLLGALEGSVDIGLAPNGETGFELSYPDLPPNIQDKIATIEVKPYGWNW, from the coding sequence ATGAAGAAACTATTAGTAGCTAGCACTATCCTATCTTTAGGATTAATTTTAAGCGGTTGTGGAGAGGACAAGATTGCTAGCTCGCAATCAGATAATGAAACGAGTGATAAGGAAGAAAAGAAGCAAGTAACGGCTTTAGCTGAAATTCAAAAACATGTAAGCACAGCATGGAAATCATACGATACGACTTATGTTCATTCAGCAGCAATTTATGAAAACAAAGGAAATGTTCCTGTTGAAATGAAGGAAACACAAATGAATTATAAAGCGACAGATGACTCAATTCTAGGAACAGAAACAATGATTTATGCTGTACCATCCGTTATTTTGCCTGGTGAAACGGCAATTATTGTAGAAACAGGATATTTAGATGGAGTTGATCCAGAGGCATTTGCTGAAACAACTTATAATTTTAGTTTTAAGGAAACAACAGAAGACCCAACGCTTATGGAGGTAAGTGGTATAAAGGGAATTGTTGGTGAATACGGCTATAAGGTAACAGGTGTTCTTAAAAATATAACAGAAGATCAGCAAGATGATATTCGCATTGCAGCAGCTTTATTGGATGCTGAAGGAAATTTATTAGGAGCTTTAGAGGGTTCTGTCGATATAGGACTTGCACCTAATGGGGAAACAGGCTTTGAATTAAGCTATCCTGATTTACCACCAAATATACAAGATAAAATTGCTACGATTGAAGTAAAGCCATATGGATGGAATTGGTAA
- a CDS encoding helix-turn-helix transcriptional regulator produces the protein MEKWEQIHRVLQLYDQLRNGETINKSEAATRLAVSMRTIQRDISNIQEHLANSFSGQTIEYDAVKKGYVLTESTPKGIPAKEVLIISKILLESRVLSADEMKRMIDTLLAQSNTKNRKTIYTFVGNELLHYRPLQHNQPLIDIVWDIAESIQKKRFIEIIYERMDQQQKQHIVKPVAILFSEYYFYLIAFIKDSEYHSPVIFRLDRIRLLKQLNEPFSIAEKDRVEEGILRQRIQFMYSGNLVRLQFKFRGVTITPVLDRFPNGKIIRTLEDGWLVEAEVYGTTGCIMWLLSQGDKVEVTYPVDLREHMKKLIENMLYSYKEA, from the coding sequence TTGGAAAAATGGGAGCAGATACACCGTGTTCTACAATTATATGACCAGCTGCGTAACGGAGAAACAATTAATAAGTCAGAAGCAGCCACAAGACTTGCGGTTAGTATGCGTACAATACAGCGGGATATTAGTAATATTCAAGAGCATTTAGCTAACTCATTTTCTGGACAAACAATAGAATATGATGCGGTTAAAAAGGGCTATGTATTAACAGAAAGTACCCCAAAAGGAATACCAGCTAAAGAAGTATTGATAATATCGAAAATTTTGTTAGAGAGCCGTGTTTTGAGTGCTGATGAGATGAAACGTATGATTGACACTTTGCTAGCACAAAGCAATACGAAAAATAGAAAAACCATTTATACCTTTGTAGGAAATGAATTGCTACATTATCGCCCTTTACAGCATAATCAACCATTAATTGATATCGTATGGGATATTGCTGAAAGTATTCAGAAAAAGAGATTTATAGAAATTATTTATGAGCGAATGGATCAGCAACAGAAGCAACATATTGTAAAACCAGTTGCTATTTTATTCTCAGAATATTATTTCTATCTTATTGCATTTATAAAAGATAGCGAGTACCATTCTCCAGTTATTTTTCGATTAGATCGTATACGGTTATTGAAACAATTGAATGAGCCATTTTCAATTGCTGAAAAAGATCGCGTTGAGGAAGGTATACTACGTCAACGTATTCAATTTATGTATTCTGGTAACTTAGTCCGTCTGCAATTTAAGTTTCGAGGTGTGACAATTACCCCTGTATTAGACCGCTTTCCAAATGGAAAAATTATCAGGACGTTAGAAGATGGCTGGCTTGTAGAAGCAGAAGTATATGGCACAACAGGCTGCATAATGTGGTTGCTAAGTCAGGGCGATAAGGTGGAAGTGACTTATCCAGTGGATTTACGAGAGCATATGAAAAAGCTTATTGAAAACATGCTATACAGCTATAAAGAGGCTTAA
- a CDS encoding XTP/dITP diphosphatase: MKQVVIATKNKGKAQDFEALFGPLGYKVVTMFEAAPDMEIEETGTTFEENAILKAEALARELGTIVIADDSGLAVDALNGAPGVYSARYAGDHDDEANMTKLLENLQGVEDAKRTARFCCCIAIAGPDFETTTVFGTCEGVIAHEKRGTNGFGYDPIFFVPSLNRMMAELTPAEKGAISHRGNAIRKLKEQLPNLIK; this comes from the coding sequence ATGAAACAAGTAGTGATCGCAACAAAAAATAAAGGAAAAGCACAAGATTTCGAAGCATTATTTGGTCCACTTGGCTATAAGGTGGTCACAATGTTTGAAGCCGCACCAGACATGGAAATAGAAGAAACAGGTACAACCTTCGAGGAAAATGCTATTTTAAAGGCAGAAGCACTAGCAAGAGAGCTTGGTACAATTGTCATTGCTGATGATAGCGGCTTAGCAGTGGATGCCCTAAATGGTGCGCCAGGCGTGTACTCTGCACGCTACGCGGGCGACCATGATGATGAAGCAAATATGACAAAGCTATTAGAAAACCTACAAGGGGTAGAGGATGCCAAACGTACAGCGCGTTTTTGCTGCTGTATTGCGATTGCAGGCCCAGACTTTGAAACAACAACAGTTTTTGGTACATGTGAGGGTGTAATTGCGCATGAGAAACGTGGAACAAATGGCTTTGGCTATGACCCAATCTTTTTTGTACCAAGCTTAAACCGTATGATGGCTGAGCTGACACCAGCGGAAAAAGGAGCTATTTCGCATCGTGGCAATGCGATTCGCAAGCTGAAGGAGCAATTGCCGAATCTTATAAAGTAA
- the sdhB gene encoding succinate dehydrogenase iron-sulfur subunit: MQIAANTGRMVKVEILRQDTQGGNSYWQKFQVPYRHGMNVISILMEIQKNPVTEDGVNTSPVSWDMNCLEEVCGACSMVINGRPRQSCSTLVDQLTEPIKLEPMKTFPVIRDLQVDRERMFNALKKVKAWVPIDGTYDLGEGPRMPEGKRQWAYELSKCMTCGVCMEACPNVSEKASFIGPAPLSQVRLFNTHPTGAMIKDERLNAIMGDGGLANCGNSQNCVAACPKGIPLTTSIASLNRATTVQMFRNFFGSDHFVD, translated from the coding sequence GATACACAAGGCGGCAATAGCTACTGGCAAAAATTCCAAGTGCCTTACCGTCATGGTATGAACGTAATTTCAATTTTAATGGAAATTCAAAAAAATCCTGTTACTGAAGATGGTGTAAACACATCACCAGTATCATGGGATATGAACTGTTTAGAAGAAGTTTGTGGTGCATGTTCAATGGTGATCAATGGCCGTCCACGTCAATCATGTTCTACACTAGTAGACCAATTGACAGAGCCGATTAAATTGGAGCCAATGAAAACATTCCCTGTTATTCGTGACCTACAGGTTGACCGTGAACGTATGTTCAACGCGCTTAAAAAAGTTAAAGCATGGGTGCCAATCGATGGTACGTATGATTTAGGTGAAGGTCCACGTATGCCAGAAGGTAAACGTCAATGGGCTTATGAATTATCTAAATGTATGACTTGTGGTGTATGTATGGAAGCATGTCCAAACGTGTCTGAAAAAGCTTCATTCATCGGACCAGCTCCATTATCACAAGTACGTCTTTTCAACACTCACCCAACTGGTGCTATGATTAAAGATGAACGTTTAAATGCGATTATGGGTGATGGTGGTCTTGCAAACTGCGGTAACTCTCAAAACTGTGTAGCTGCATGTCCAAAAGGTATTCCTTTAACAACATCCATCGCTTCATTAAACCGTGCAACTACAGTGCAAATGTTCCGTAACTTCTTCGGTTCTGACCACTTTGTGGACTAA
- a CDS encoding MarR family winged helix-turn-helix transcriptional regulator: MSNEVTKHSPETVATVEKELRYIAAIVKQKGREIVSDYAITPPQFVALQWLEELGDMTIGELSNRLYLAFSTTTDLVDRMEKNELVKRVRDENDRRVVVVHLLEKGERIIQEVIEKRQRYLQEKLVGFTEQEVAQLSSYLEKLHVHMKQD, from the coding sequence ATGTCGAATGAAGTAACAAAGCACTCACCTGAAACCGTTGCAACGGTTGAGAAGGAATTACGCTATATAGCGGCCATCGTAAAGCAAAAAGGACGAGAAATCGTTTCCGATTATGCGATTACACCGCCACAATTTGTTGCATTACAGTGGTTAGAAGAGCTTGGTGATATGACAATTGGCGAATTATCAAACCGTTTATACTTAGCTTTTAGCACAACAACAGATTTAGTAGACCGAATGGAGAAAAATGAATTAGTAAAGCGTGTGCGCGATGAAAATGATCGACGTGTTGTTGTTGTTCATCTTCTCGAAAAGGGCGAACGCATTATCCAAGAGGTTATCGAAAAAAGGCAGCGATATTTGCAGGAGAAACTTGTTGGTTTTACTGAACAAGAAGTCGCACAATTATCAAGTTATTTAGAAAAACTACATGTACACATGAAACAGGATTGA
- a CDS encoding protein adenylyltransferase SelO, translating into MEKTIGWNFDNRYVRLPSIFYSEVSLQPVRSPKLVLLNKELAASLGLNSEALHTEEAVAQLAGNKMPEGAEPIAQAYAGHQFGHFTMLGDGRALLYGEHLTPQHERYDIALKGSGRTAYSRGGDGRAALGPMLREYIISEAMFALGIPTARSLAVVTTGETVFRETALQGAIVTRIASSHLRVGTFQYAAQWGTDKELQLLADYALERHFPNSDNSQNRYLYLLQAVIKQQASLIAKWQLVGFIHGVMNTDNMTISGETIDYGPCAFMDTYDPATVFSSIDRQGRYAYGNQPNIGGWNLTRLAEALLPLIHDNQEEAIQLAQDALQQYPQLYYQNWLTGMRAKLGIFNEEQEDGQLVEDLLELMTQYKADYTNTFIAFTLEQADASELWNASAFKEWYQNWLARLARQPQTKEMSQQLMQQHNPAVIPRNHRVEEALEAAVEHGDYSLIDKLLNVLTQPFAYTKEQQGYASLPEPSHQPYRTFCGT; encoded by the coding sequence ATGGAAAAGACAATTGGTTGGAATTTTGATAATCGTTATGTTCGTTTACCGAGTATTTTTTATTCTGAGGTTTCATTACAGCCTGTGCGTTCGCCAAAGCTAGTGCTGCTCAATAAAGAACTTGCAGCTTCACTCGGATTAAATAGTGAGGCATTGCACACTGAGGAAGCGGTTGCTCAATTGGCGGGCAACAAAATGCCTGAGGGAGCTGAGCCAATTGCACAGGCCTATGCAGGGCATCAGTTTGGTCATTTTACAATGCTTGGGGATGGACGTGCTCTGTTATATGGCGAGCATCTTACACCTCAGCATGAACGATATGATATTGCATTAAAAGGCTCAGGAAGAACAGCTTATTCTCGAGGTGGCGATGGACGAGCTGCGCTAGGGCCCATGCTGCGAGAATATATTATTAGTGAGGCAATGTTTGCGTTAGGGATTCCCACTGCGCGAAGCTTAGCAGTTGTAACAACAGGTGAAACAGTTTTTCGCGAAACGGCATTACAGGGAGCGATTGTTACACGAATTGCAAGTAGCCATTTACGGGTGGGTACTTTCCAATATGCGGCACAATGGGGAACAGATAAGGAGCTACAACTACTAGCAGACTATGCATTAGAACGCCATTTCCCTAATAGCGACAATAGCCAAAATCGTTATCTTTATTTACTACAAGCCGTAATCAAACAACAAGCCTCTTTAATTGCAAAATGGCAATTAGTTGGGTTTATTCATGGTGTCATGAACACAGATAATATGACCATTAGTGGGGAAACGATTGATTATGGACCTTGTGCATTTATGGATACCTATGATCCAGCAACAGTGTTTAGCTCTATTGATCGACAAGGTCGTTATGCATATGGTAACCAGCCAAATATCGGTGGCTGGAATTTAACTCGCTTAGCCGAAGCTTTATTACCACTAATCCATGACAATCAAGAGGAGGCTATTCAGCTTGCACAAGATGCATTACAGCAATACCCACAGTTATATTATCAAAACTGGCTAACAGGAATGCGTGCAAAGCTTGGAATTTTTAATGAGGAACAGGAAGATGGACAGCTTGTTGAAGACCTTCTCGAACTTATGACACAATACAAGGCAGATTACACAAATACATTTATCGCATTCACTTTAGAGCAGGCTGATGCATCGGAGTTATGGAATGCATCTGCATTTAAAGAATGGTATCAAAACTGGCTTGCACGTTTAGCAAGACAGCCACAAACAAAGGAAATGTCCCAACAACTAATGCAGCAGCATAATCCTGCTGTTATTCCACGTAATCATCGAGTAGAAGAGGCATTAGAGGCTGCTGTTGAGCATGGGGACTACAGCTTAATTGATAAACTACTGAATGTTCTTACACAGCCCTTTGCCTATACAAAGGAGCAGCAGGGCTATGCTTCATTGCCAGAGCCATCGCATCAACCATATCGCACTTTTTGCGGCACATAA
- the racE gene encoding glutamate racemase yields MNAPIGVIDSGVGGLTVAKEIMKRLPNETIYYIGDTARCPYGPRSRQEVRNFTWQMAKALEKMNIKMLVIACNTATAVALESLQRNMPFPVLGVINAGARAAVKKTKRHEVVVLATEGTIKSGAYEEALLSLNTSTHIIPLACPTFVPLVESGEYKGDFANKLIAEGLRPLKNQHFDTVILGCTHYPILQKQIEAVVGEDVHVLSSAEETAKDVQEMLAYNGTLADADAVPAHKFFATGSVPIFRSIAENWLERGTLDIKRITLK; encoded by the coding sequence ATGAATGCCCCGATAGGCGTTATTGATTCAGGAGTAGGCGGTTTAACCGTAGCAAAAGAAATTATGAAACGATTGCCAAATGAAACAATCTATTATATTGGCGATACAGCAAGATGTCCATATGGTCCAAGAAGTCGTCAGGAAGTACGAAATTTTACTTGGCAAATGGCGAAAGCACTTGAAAAAATGAATATTAAGATGCTCGTTATTGCTTGTAATACAGCGACTGCAGTAGCACTCGAAAGCTTACAAAGAAATATGCCTTTTCCAGTACTAGGTGTTATTAATGCTGGCGCACGTGCAGCTGTAAAGAAAACGAAGCGACATGAAGTCGTTGTGCTTGCAACAGAAGGAACCATTAAAAGTGGGGCGTATGAGGAAGCCTTATTATCATTAAATACGTCCACACATATTATTCCACTAGCTTGTCCCACATTTGTCCCACTCGTAGAAAGTGGAGAATACAAAGGTGACTTTGCGAATAAATTAATTGCGGAAGGCTTAAGACCACTAAAAAATCAACATTTTGATACAGTTATTTTAGGATGTACACATTATCCGATCCTACAAAAACAAATTGAAGCTGTTGTCGGAGAAGATGTCCATGTTTTATCTTCTGCGGAGGAAACAGCAAAGGATGTTCAAGAAATGTTAGCGTATAATGGCACTTTGGCAGATGCTGATGCAGTGCCTGCTCATAAATTTTTTGCAACAGGTTCTGTGCCAATCTTTCGCTCTATCGCTGAAAATTGGTTAGAGAGAGGCACTCTCGATATTAAACGTATTACATTAAAATAA
- a CDS encoding YkgJ family cysteine cluster protein, with amino-acid sequence MTKKFPCTKCGACCSSIEGIGFLELYNQNGVCVNLVEGECSIYTDRPLLCRIDETYEAVFSVYMSKEEFYTLNAKACNELQERLGIDERYRVFI; translated from the coding sequence ATGACCAAGAAATTTCCTTGTACCAAATGCGGAGCCTGCTGTAGCTCGATCGAAGGCATTGGTTTTTTAGAGCTATATAATCAAAATGGTGTCTGTGTAAATTTGGTTGAAGGAGAATGTAGTATTTACACAGACCGTCCTTTACTTTGTCGCATTGATGAAACCTATGAAGCGGTCTTTTCAGTTTACATGTCCAAGGAGGAGTTTTACACCCTCAATGCTAAAGCATGTAACGAACTACAGGAAAGGCTGGGGATTGATGAGAGATATAGGGTTTTCATTTAA